A region from the Aphis gossypii isolate Hap1 chromosome 1, ASM2018417v2, whole genome shotgun sequence genome encodes:
- the LOC126555880 gene encoding uncharacterized protein LOC126555880, translating into MILQKLLWEIFLLALLNIVTKTEENLVTDFSTSRGYANMKLNVADMIKQDDMWKPGEQVQNIALETTTIMIKKKLRLCKKDWFEAEKNKLKSIIQFVGQDNRQFELKPSAMEKVSAGDINNGMSNDESQPTAVNQCLTTHCRTTGPAVTMTKIGDQTIDPNLTMGHFAPFTPRTRTVGWRDLRPTTARYSTKKWRCYGKIEDEPATDKGATVGTLWQVYTLSTRMPKAPTANNPITKGFLRMTSTDRWRIRSADRCTKAHRRA; encoded by the exons atgatattacaaaaattattatgggaAATTTTTCTCCTTGCTTTACTCAATATTGTTACAAAGACTGAAGAAAATTTGGTTACTGACTTTAGCACATCACGTGGATACGCCAACATGAAGTTGAACGTTGCTG atatgaTCAAACAAGATGATATGTGGAAACCAGGTGAACAGGTGCAAAACATCGCATTggaaacaacaacaataatgattaagaaaaaattaagattatgtAAGAAGGATTGGTTTGAGGCCGAAAAAAACAAACTGAAATCGATAATTCAATTTGTTGGACAGGATAATCGTCAATTTGAACTCAAACCGTCCGCGATGGAAAAGGTGAGTGCTGGAGACATCAATAATGGTATGTCTAACGATGAAAGCCAGCCGACCGCGGTCAACCAATGTTTGACAACCCATTGCAGAACCACGGGGCCAGCGGTTACCATGACCAAAATAGGTGATCAAACAATTGACCCGAATCTGACCATGGGGCATTTTGCACCGTTCACTCCACGGACTCGGACCGTAGGCTGGCGTGATCTGAGGCCGACTACCGCCAGATACTCGACTAAGAAGTGGAGATGCTACGGTAAGATAGAGGATGAACCAGCAACCGACAAAGGGGCTACCGTTGGCACGTTATGGCAGGTATACACGTTATCCACACGAATGCCTAAGGCCCCAACAGCCAACAATCCTATCACCAAAGGATTCTTGCGAATGACGTCGACGGACAGATGGAGGATACGTTCCGCCGACAGATGTACTAAAGCTCACAGAAGGGCGTAA
- the LOC114127973 gene encoding centrosomal protein of 78 kDa produces MSIFGQCNSSKSSTSRMSYLNQKRKPSLSTIKSNESFESSTKHKFGLVYVEICEKYNTRPVPWVKCNGKTNSIEILGDRMKTDEWLAAMEALSTDTSTHYIRIKNKRYTEHLAKNYETFNSAVGAPKNVLAVTTVYVVRLIATSIHEVLINTTALVCLELENVIFDEQALETLIAGIDTNQTIQHLSLAYSRIGNEACLTLCRTLRDKPNIRSVDLSGCCLNRESAASGLLNVIKKQQVKRHEECWAHSLRHRIANPDIMHGLRRLTLNDNTAIGDAGVADLFESLKDDYYVKAVDLQNCGLTDRGAQLALSTLMINDTLVVLDVRKNSNISSAMLEAIMTRLYENNVKKTETKKWKWTKLGRENVYESSCTLLAR; encoded by the exons ATGTCGATTTTCGGACAGTgcaattcgtcaaaatcgagTACATCTAGAATGTCATATCTTAACCAAAAACGTAAGCCATCGCTATCAACTATTAAGTCTAACGAGTCATTCGAGAGTTCAACAAAACACAAATTTGGATTGGTATACGTTGAAATTTGTGAGAAGTATAACACGCGACCTGTACCGTGGGTGAAATGTAATGGTAAGACAAACTCTATTGAAATATTGGGCGATCGTATGAAAACTGACGAATGGCTAGCCGCAATGGAAGCGCTAAGCACTGATACCAGTACCCATTACATacgcataaaaaataaacgctATACAGAACACTTGGCGAAAAACTACGAAACATTCAATAGTGCCGTTGGAGCTCCCAA AAACGTTCTTGCTGTGACCACAGTATATGTAGTACGCCTAATCGCAACTTCCATCCACGAAGTATTGATCAACACGACCGCACTTGTTTGCCTTGAACTGGAAAACGTGATTTTCGATGAACAAGCTTTAGAAACTCTTATAGCCGGTATCGACACCAACCAAACGATCCAGCACTTGTCCCTGGCCTACAGCCGCATCGGGAACGAAGCCTGTCTAACGTTATGTCGGACACTCAGGGACAAACCGAATATCCGGTCCGTGGATCTTTCCGGGTGTTGCTTGAACCGTGAGTCGGCCGCCTCCGGTCTGCTTAAcgtgataaaaaaacaacaagtcAAGAGGCACGAAGAATGTTGGGCGCACTCGCTTCGGCACCGGATTGCCAATCCGGATATCATGCACGGGCTACGGAGGTTGACGCTCAACGACAACACCGCTATCGGCGACGCGGGGGTTGCCGACTTATTCGAATCGTTAAAAGACGACTATTACGTGAAAGCTGTGGACCTGCAGAATTGCGGGCTCACCGATCGTGGTGCTCAGTTGGCGTTGTCCACTTTGATGATCAACGACACGTTGGTTGTGTTGGACGTTAGGAAAAATTCTAACATATCGTCAGCCATGTTGGAGGCGATTATGACTAGATTGTACGAGAACAACGTCAAAAAAACGGAGACTAAAAAGTGGAAATGGACCAAGCTTGGACGGGAAAACGTATATGAATCGTCATGCACATTATTGGCTCGATAA